In Haemorhous mexicanus isolate bHaeMex1 chromosome 21, bHaeMex1.pri, whole genome shotgun sequence, the following proteins share a genomic window:
- the ABCA2 gene encoding ATP-binding cassette sub-family A member 2 isoform X2 codes for MGFLHQLHLLLWKNVTLKRRSPWVLAFEIFIPLVLFFILLGLRQKKPTIPVKEAFYTAAPLTSAGILPVMQSLCPDGQRDEFGFLQYSNSTVTQILEHLSEAVEQSSLFDPQHPGLEEELESLRRHLEALSSPEPSSMETHFSSQAGSSFTLAWAAKDQSELRRFLRQNLSLPNSSAELLLGSRIDLREVYRQFFDSFPLVPDETHERDLWDGFGPRRKMTQLEKSLPNGWRSLQEGLVHRVLRDPVAAPHRPALLHMLSQALGLTSTAVAPAISDSPQAFVTEMENVLFTGPVLEQLTCEQYPGGLHRLLHVSPRQQPLLAAYRALVCNGSRTIRQERFAQLASELQKQLDTPKIVSRLKLEEVNSTATQHRLRALLEDLVEMEKVLQDMDILSALAKLLPRGACASKAAPPTANSTSWASTNATAGNATAEEEEGAGESPSGIDNPQGQFSAFVQLWAGLQPILCGNNRTIEPEALKQGNMSSLGFTSKEQRNLGLLVHLMTSNPKILYAPVGTEVDKVILKANETFAFVGNVTHYAKAWLNISPEIRAYLEEGRLQRRIHWLQQLTADLHKHPEILNVSDSDVLHNFLHGNFSLPNASILLQQLDTIDNAACGWVRFMAKVSVDIFKGFPDEESIVNYTLNQAYQDNVTVFASVIFQTNRDGSLPPHVIYKIRQNSSFTEKTNEIRRAYWRPGPNTGGRFYFLYGFVWIQDMMERALINTFVGHDVVEPGNYVQMFPYPCYTRDDFLFVIEHMMPLCMVISWVYSVAMMIQHIVTEKEHRLKEVMKMMGLNNAVHWVAWFITGFVQLSISVTALTAILKYGKVLMHSDVLIIWLFLAIYAVATIMFCFLVSVLYSKAKLASACGGIIYFLSYVPYMYVAIREEVAHDKITAFEKCIASLMSTTAFGLGSKYFALYEVAGVGIQWHTFSQSPVEGDDFNLLLSMMMLVVDAMVYGVLTWYIEAVHPGMFGLPRPWYFPFQKSYWLGNGRVETWEWTWPWSRNTRLSIMEEDQACAMESRRLEETRGIEEEPTHLPLVVCIDKLTKVYKTDKKLALNKLSLNLYENQVVSFLGHNGAGKTTTMSILTGLFPPTSGSATIYGHDIRTEMDKIRKNLGMCPQHNVLFDRLTVEEHLWFYSQLKSMAEEEIRKEMDKMIEDLELSNKRHCQVQTLSGGMKRKLSVAIAFVGGSRAVILDEPTAGVDPYARRAIWDLILKYKPGRTILLSTHHMDEADLLGDRIAIISHGKLKCCGSPLFLKSTYGDGYKLTVVKKQSDTRNSTEPGHSPLSHSSVSPCSEPRVSQFIKKYVASCLLISDTNTELSYILPSEAVKKGCFERLFQHLEQSLEELDLTSFGLMDTTLEEVFLKVSEEDQSLENSDVDMKESKDALQPPASELGAKSEANGEPLAEAAVPEKPEVELSNLVTCSKLAQSQASLRSASSVGSVRGDEGGAYSEFFGDYVPLFDNRQDPDNISLQEQEAELEAEDHDLAGRGSFKLEGSWLKLRQFHGLIVKRFHCAKRNTKALFSQILLPAFFVCVAMTVALSVPEIGDLPPLILSPSQYHNYTQPKGNFIPYANEERHEYRIRLSPDASPQQLVNTFHLPSGVGATCVLKTPFNNTLDQPMQTLNLNSNESKMLAAKYFDAMCIDSFTQGLPLSNFVPPPPSPAPSDYPMSVDEDLLHAWNSTTFSTVKGTVTSAPALPRIIHEPIKCTCSMQGTGFSCPSGVGGHPPQMKVVTGDILTDITGRNVSEYLLYTSDRFRLHRYGALTFGNVQKSIPASFGARAPATVRKIAVRRTAQVFYNNKGYHSMPTYLNALNNAILRANLPKSKGNPAAYGITVTNHPMNKTSASLSLDYLLQGTDVVIAIFIIVAMSFVPASFVVFLVAEKATKAKHLQFVSGCDPVIYWLANYMWDMLNYLVPATCCIIILFVFDLPAYTSPTNFPAVLSLFLLYGWSITPIMYPASFWFEVPSSAYVFLIVINLFIGITATVATFLLQLFEHDKDLKVVNSYLKSCFLVFPNYNLGHGLMEMAYNEYINEYYAKIGQFDKMKSPFEWDIVTRGLVAMTIEGFVGFFITIMCQYNFFRKPQRLPVSTKPIEDDIDVANERHRVLRGDADNDMLKIENLTKVYKSRKIGRILAVDRLCVGVRPGECFGLLGVNGAGKTTTFKMLTGDESTTGGEAFINGHSILKELLQVQQSLGYCPQFDALFDELTAQEHLELYTRLRGIPWKDEERVVKWALKKLELTKYADKPASTYSGGNKRKLSTAIALIGYPAFIFLDEPTTGMDPKARRFLWNLILDVIKTGRSVVLTSHSMEECEALCTRLAIMVNGRLKCLGSIQHLKNRFGDGYMITVRTKSSLNVKEVVRFFNRNFPEAVLKERHHTKAQYQLKSDQISLAQVFSKMEQVVDVLGIEDYSVSQTTLDNVFVNFAKKQSDNLEQQETSPSCVLQSPLERVLSLLRPRTTPTELRALVVEEQEDLETDDEGLISFEEERAQLSFNTDTLC; via the exons GGTGACACAGATTCTGGAACACCTCAGCGAGGCAGTAGAGCAAAGCAGCCTCTTCGACCCGCAGCATCCAGGactggaggaggagctggagtcaCTGCGTCGGCACCTGGAGGCCCtcagcagccctgagcccagctccaTGGAGACCCACTTCAGCAGCCAAGCAG GGTCTAGCTTCACACTGGCATGGGCAGCCAAAGACCAGAGTGAGCTGCGGCGCTTCCTGAGACAGAACCTCTCCCTCCCCAAcagctcagctgagctgctcctgggctccagGATTGATCTGCGGGAG GTATACCGGCAGTTTTTTGATTCCTTTCCTTTGGTGCCTGATGAGACCCATGAGCGAGACCtatgggatgggtttggccccAGAAGGAAGATGACACAGCTGGAG AAGAGTCTCCCCAATGGCTGGAGGAgcctgcaggaagggctggtTCACAGGGTGCTGCGGGACCCAGTGGCAGCCCCACACCGTCCAGCACTGCTCCACATGCTCTCCCAGGCTCTGGGCctcaccagcactgctgtggcacCTGCTATCTCTGACAGCCCCCAGGCCTTTGTCACTGAGATGGAG AATGTCCTCTTCACCGGGCCAGTGCTGGAACAGCTGACATGTGAGCAGTACCCAGGGGGACTGCACCGCCTCCTGCACGTGtctcccaggcagcagccactgctggcaGCATACCGGGCACTGGTCTGCAATGGCAGCCGAACCATCCGCCAGGAGCGCTTTGCCCAGCTGGCCTCTGAGCTCCAGAAGCAGCTGGACACCCCCAAGATAGTCAGCAGG CTGAAGCTGGAGGAAGTGAACAGCACAGCCACCCAGCACCGCCTCCGTGCCCTCCTCGAGGACTTGGTGGAGATGGAGAAGGTTCTCCAGGACATGGACATCCTCTCAGCACTGGCtaagctgctgcccaggggagcCTGTGCCAGCAAGGCTGCGCCACCCACGGCCAACAGCACCAGCTGGGCTAGCACCAATGCCACGGCTGGCAATGCCAcggcagaggaggaagagggtgCCGGGGAGAGCCCGTCTGGCATCGACAACCCCCAGGGGCAGTTCTCAGCAtttgtgcagctctgggcagggctgcagcccatCCTTTGCGGCAACAACCG GACCATTGAGCCTGAGGCACTGAAGCAGGGCAACATGAGCTCACTGGGCTTCACCAGCAAGGAGCAGCGAAACTTGGGCCTCCTTGTGCATCTGATGACCagcaaccccaaaatcctgtaTGCACCTGTGGGCACCGAAGTTGACAAGGTCATCCTGAAG GCCAACGAGACCTTCGCCTTTGTGGGCAATGTCACCCACTACGCCAAGGCATGGCTGAACATCTCCCCTGAGATCCGGGCCTACCTGGAGGAGGGCAGGCTGCAGAGGCGCATCCACTGGCTCCAGCAG TTGACGGCTGACCTCCACAAGCACCCAGAGATTCTGAATGTCTCTGACAGTGATGTTCTTCACAACTTTCTCCACGGCAACTTCTCCCTGCCCAATGCCAgcatcctgctccagcagctggataCCATTGACAATGCTGCCTGCGGCTGGGTCCGCTTCATGGCCAAG GTCAGCGTGGACATCTTCAAAGGCTTCCCAGATGAGGAGAGCATTGTCAACTACACACTGAACCAGGCCTATCAGGACAATGTCACGGTCTTTGCCA GCGTCATCTTCCAGACCAACAGGGATGGCTCGTTGCCTCCTCATGTCATATACAAGATCCGTCAAAATTCCAGCTTCACAGAGAAGACCAACGAGATCCGGCGGGCATACTGGCGGCCTGGTCCCAACACTGGCGGCCGCTTCTACTTCCTCTACGGCTTTGTCTGGATCCAGG ACATGATGGAGCGTGCCCTCATCAACACATTTGTTGGCCACGATGTGGTGGAGCCTGGCAACTATGTACAGATGTTCCCGTACCCATGTTATACCCGGGATGA CTTTCTCTTTGTCATCGAGCACATGATGCCCCTCTGCATGGTGATCTCCTGGGTCTACTCAGTGGCCATGATGATCCAGCACATCGTGACAGAGAAGGAGCATCGCCTGAAAGAG GTGATGAAGATGATGGGCCTGAACAATGCGGTGCACTGGGTGGCTTGGTTCATCACTGGCTTTGTCCAGCTCTCCATCTCGGTCACAGCACTCACTGCCATTCTCAAGTACGGCAAGGTCCTGATGCATAGCGACGTTCTCATCATATGGCTCTTCCTTGCCATCTATGCTGTGGCCACCATCATGTTCTG CTTTCTGGTGTCGGTGCTCTACTCCAAGGCCAAGCTGGCCTCTGCCTGCGGTGGCATCATCTACTTCCTCAGCTACGTGCCCTACATGTATGTGGCCATCCGGGAGGAGGTGGCCCATGACAAGATCACAGCCTTTGAGAAGTGCATTGCG TCCCTCATGTCCACCACCGCCTTTGGGTTGGGCTCCAAGTACTTTGCACTGTATGAGGTGGCTGGCGTGGGTATCCAATGGCACACCTTCAGCCAGTCACCCGTGGAAGGAGATGACTTCAACCTCCTGCTGTCCATGATGATGTTGGTCGTGGATGCCATGGTGTATGGGGTGCTCACATGGTACATCGAGGCCGTGCACCCGG GCATGTTCGGCCTGCCACGGCCCTGGTACTTCCCTTTCCAGAAGTCTTACTGGCTGGGCAATGGGCGTGTGGAGACCTGGGAGTGGACCTGGCCATGGTCACGCAACACTCGCCTCAGCATCATGGAGGAGGATCAGGCCTGTGCCATGGAGAGCCGGAGGCTGG AGGAGACAAGGGGCATCGAGGAGGAGCCAACTCACCTCCCCTTGGTCGTCTGCATTGACAAGCTCACCAAAGTCTACAAGACAGACAAGAAGCTGGCGCTAAACAAGCTGAGCCTCAACCTCTACGAGAACCAGGTTGTGTCCTTCCTGGGGCACAATGGTGCAGGCAAAACCACCACCAT GTCCATCCTCACTGGCTTGTTCCCTCCAACATCGGGCTCTGCTACCATCTATGGCCATGATATCCGTACGGAGATGGACAAGATCCGGAAGAACTTGGGCATGTGTCCCCAGCATAACGTGCTCTTTGACAGGCTGACAGTGGAGGAGCATCTCTGGTTCTACTCACAGCTCAAGAGCATGGCAGAAGAGGAGATCCGCAAGGAGATGGACAA gatgATTGAAGACCTGGAACTCTCCAATAAACGGCACTGTCAGGTGCAGACTCTCTCGGGTGGCATGAAGAGGAAGCTGTCAGTGGCCATTGCCTTTGTGGGTGGGTCGCGAGCTGTTATCTTGGATGAGCCCACAGCTGGTGTGGACCCATATGCCCGGAGGGCCATCTGGGACCTCATCCTCAAGTACAAGccag GGAGGACCATCTTGCTCTCCACACACCACATGGATGAGGCTGACCTGCTGGGGGACCGCATTGCCATCATCTCCCATGGCAAGCTCAAGTGCTGTGGTTCTCCATTGTTCCTCAAGAGCACCTATGGTGATGGGTACAAGTTGACAGTGGTGAAGAAGCAGTCGGACACCAGGAATAGCACAG AGCCAGGCCACAGCCCCCTGAGCCACTCCTCTGtcagcccctgctctgagccTCGTGTCTCCCAGTTCATCAAGAAGTATGTGGCCTCCTGCCTCCTCATCTCAGACACCAACACAGAGCTCTCCTACATCCTGCCCAGTGAGGCTGTCAAGAAGGGCTGCTTTGAGAGGCTCTTCCAG CActtggagcagagcctggaagaGCTGGACCTCACCAGTTTTGGGTTGATGGATACCACGCTGGAGGAGGTCTTCCTGAAGGTGTCTGAGGAGGATCAGTCTCTGGAGAACAGTGACGTGG ACATGAAGGAGTCCAAGGATGCCCTGCAGCCACCTGCCTCTGAGCTGGGCGCAAAGTCTGAAGCCAATGGGGAGCCCCTGGCCgaagcagctgtgccagagaaGCCCGAGGTGGAGCTCAGCAACCTGGTGACCTGCTCCAAGCTGGCGCAGTCGCAGGCATCCCTGCGCTCAGCATCCTCGGTGGGCTCCGTGCGTGGCGATGAAGGTGGGGCTTATTCTGAATTCTTTGGGGATTACGTGCCCCTGTTCGATAACCGGCAGGACCCCGATAACATCAGTCTGCAAg AGCAAGAAGCAGAGTTGGAAGCAGAGGATCATGACCTGGCGGGTCGGGGAAGCTTCAAGCTGGAAGGCTCATGGCTGAAGCTGCGCCAGTTCCATGGGCTGATCGTCAAACGCTTCCACTGCGCCAAGCGCAACACCAAGGCCCTCTTCTCACAGATCCTCCTGCCCGCCTTTTTCGTCTGTGTGGCCATGACTGTGGCGCTCTCCGTGCCCGAAATAG GTGACCTGCCACCCCTCATCCTCTCGCCATCCCAATACCACAACTACACTCAGCCCAAGGGTAACTTCATTCCTTACGCCAACGAGGAGCGGCATGAGTACCG CATTAGGCTGTCTCCCGAtgccagccctcagcagctggTGAACACATTCCATCTGCCTTCTGGTGTGGGGGCCACCTGCGTGCTCAAGACACCCTTTAACAACACACTGGACCAGCCCATGCAAACCCTCAACCTCAATAGTAATGAGTCCAAAATGCTGGCAGCCAAGTACTTCGATGCCATGTGCATCGACTCCTTCACCCAGGGCCTTCCGCTTTCCAACTTTGTGCCACCACCTCCATCCCCGGCTCCCTCTGACTACCCCATGTCAGTGGATGAGGATCTGCTCCATGCCTGGAATTCCACAACCTTCTCCACTGTTAAAG GGACCGTGacctcagcccctgccctgccccgcaTCATCCATGAGCCCATCAAGTGCACGTGCTCCATGCAGGGGACTGGCTTCTCCTGCCCTAGTGGTGTGGGGGGCCATCCCCCACAGATGAAGGTGGTGACAGGGGACATTCTGACAGACATCACAGGGCGCAACGTCTCTGAGTATCTGCTCTACACCTCTGACCGCTTCCGGCTGCACAG GTATGGGGCACTCACGTTTGGAAACGTCCAGAAATCCATCCCGGCCTCCTTTGGAGCCAGAGCTCCGGCCACAGTGCGCAAGATTGCTGTGCGGAGAACGGCCCAG gTCTTCTACAACAACAAGGGCTACCACAGCATGCCCACTTACCTCAATGCCCTCAACAACGCCATCCTGAGAGCCAATCTGCCCAAGAGCAAGGGCAACCCTGCTGCCTATG GCATCACAGTCACCAATCACCCCATGAACAAAACGAgtgccagcctgtccctggaTTACCT CCTGCAAGGCACAGATGTGGTGATTGCCATCTTCATCATTGTGGCCATGTCCTTCGTCCCAGCCAGCTTTGTGGTATTCCTGGTGGCTGAAAAGGCCACCAAGGCCAAACACCTGCAGTTTGTGAGTGGCTGTGACCCTGTCATCTACTGGTTGGCCAACTACATGTGGGATATG CTAAACTACCTGGTGCCAGCCACGTGCTGCATCATCATCCTGTTCGTGTTTGACCTCCCAGCATATACGTCTCCCACCAACTTCCCTGCTGTCCTCTCCCTCTTCCTGCTCTATGG CTGGTCCATCACTCCTATAATGTACCCAGCCTCCTTCTGGTTTgaggtgcccagctctgcttaCGTCTTCCTCATCGTCATCAATCTCTTCATTGGCATCACAGCCACTGTTGCcacatttctgctgcagctctttgaGCACGACAAG gaccTGAAGGTGGTGAACAGCTACCTGAAGAGCTGCTTCCTCGTGTTCCCTAACTACAACCTGGGCCATGGCCTGATGGAGATGGCCTACAATGAATACATCAATGAGTACTATGCCAAGATTG GGCAGTTTGATAAAATGAAATCACCCTTCGAATGGGACATCGTGACACGGGGGCTTGTTGCCATGACAATTGAAGGCTTTGTTGGCTTCTTCATCACCATCATGTGCCAGTACAATTTCTTCCGGAAGCCCCA GCGCCTGCCCGTCTCCACCAAACCCATTGAGGATGACATTGATGTGGCCAATGAGAGGCACCGGGTCCTGCGTGGTGACGCCGACAATGACATGCTAAAGATCGAGAACCTCACGAAG gtGTACAAGTCCCGCAAGATTGGGCGCATCCTGGCTGTGGACCGGCTCTGTGTGGGTGTGCGCCCTGGGGAGTGCTTTGGGCTGCTGGGTGTCAATGGTGCAGGCAAGACCACAACATTCAAGATGCTGACAGGGGATGAGAGCACCACAGGTGGAGAGGCCTTCATTAATGGACACAG CATCCTGAAGGAGCTTCTGCAGGTCCAGCAGAGCTTGGGCTACTGCCCCCAGTTCGACGCGCTCTTTGATGAGCTGACGgcccaggagcacctggagctctACACCCGTCTGCGTGGCATCCCCTGGAAGGATGAGGAGCGG GTGGTCAAGTGGGCACTGAAGAAGCTGGAGTTGACCAAGTACGCAGACAAGCCTGCCAGCACCTACAGTGGGGGCAACAAGAGGAAGCTATCCACAGCCATTGCGCTCATCGGATATCCAGCCTTCATCTTCCTG GATGAACCAACCACAGGGATGGACCCCAAGGCACGGCGCTTCCTCTGGAACCTCATCCTGGATGTCATCAAAACGGGTCGCTCCGTGGTGCTCACGTCCCACAG CATGGAGGAATGCGAGGCCCTCTGCACCCGCCTGGCCATCATGGTGAATGGGCGGCTCAAGTGTCTCGGCAGCATTCAGCACCTGAAGAACAG GTTTGGTGATGGCTACATGATCACAGTGCGCACCAAGTCCAGCCTCAATGTCAAGGAGGTGGTGAGGTTCTTCAACCGTAACTTCCCTGAGGCTGTCCTCAAG GAGCGTCATCACACCAAGGCCCAGTACCAGCTGAAGTCGGACCAGATCTCACTGGCACAGGTCTTCAGCAAGATGGAGCAGGTGGTGGATGTGCTGGGCATTGAAGACTACTCTGTCAGCCAAACCACACTGGACAAT GTGTTTGTGAATTTTGCCAAGAAGCAAAGTGAcaacctggagcagcaggagaccagccccagctgtgtcctgcagtcACCCCTGGAGCGTGTGCTGAGCCTGC